In Musa acuminata AAA Group cultivar baxijiao chromosome BXJ3-11, Cavendish_Baxijiao_AAA, whole genome shotgun sequence, one DNA window encodes the following:
- the LOC135652886 gene encoding protein SRC2-like, which produces MAAYRTMEVTMISANDLNDVNIFSKMDVYAVVSIAGEPRSSQRTPTDKNCGKNPSWNVILRFSVPADPDAAARLVLHVLLRSERALGDRDVGEVHVPLKELQPPSSSSAPQFVSYQVRKPSSGKPKGVLNLSFRFLDSPAADHAAAAPTVAYPPAGFPAPGAESKPADSVTAYPPPGNDSKVGEPVTAYPYPGTSNSTLPPPAKDSKTGEPATAYPPPGPSGPYPPPGGYPPYPPPQQYGYAPPPAGYGYPPPQYGYAPPPGGYGYPPPPAGYGYSAVPPAKPPKKNKFGAGLGAGLLGGALGGLLIGDMVSDAAAYDSGYDAGFDDGGGFDF; this is translated from the coding sequence ATGGCGGCGTATAGGACGATGGAGGTGACGATGATATCCGCCAATGATCTCAATGACGTCAACATCTTCTCCAAGATGGACGTGTACGCCGTCGTCTCCATTGCTGGCGAGCCTCGATCCTCGCAGCGCACCCCGACAGACAAGAATTGCGGCAAGAACCCCTCCTGGAACGTCATCCTCCGTTTCTCCGTCCCCGCCGATCCTGATGCCGCCGCCCGCCTAGTCCTCCACGTCCTCCTCCGATCCGAGCGCGCCCTCGGCGACCGCGACGTCGGTGAGGTCCACGTCCCCCTCAAGGAGCTCCAGCCCCCTTCCTCGTCGTCTGCCCCGCAGTTCGTGAGCTATCAGGTCCGTAAACCCTCCTCCGGCAAGCCTAAGGGCGTCCTCAATCTCTCCTTCAGGTTCCTCGATTCCCCCGCTGCCGACCACGCGGCCGCGGCGCCGACCGTCGCGTACCCGCCTGCAGGCTTTCCCGCCCCGGGAGCTGAATCCAAGCCCGCCGATTCCGTCACGGCGTACCCTCCGCCGGGAAATGACTCAAAAGTCGGGGAGCCCGTCACGGCCTACCCCTACCCGGGGACCAGCAACTCCACGCTTCCTCCGCCAGCTAAAGACTCGAAGACCGGGGAGCCTGCAACCGCCTACCCACCACCGGGCCCGTCTGGTCCCTACCCGCCACCGGGGGGCTACCCTCCCTACCCCCCGCCCCAGCAGTATGGATACGCGCCTCCTCCGGCCGGATACGGGTACCCACCGCCGCAGTACGGCTACGCGCCTCCTCCGGGGGGTTACGGGTACCCACCCCCGCCGGCCGGGTACGGGTACAGCGCGGTACCCCCGGCGAAGCCGCCGAAGAAGAACAAGTTCGGAGCAGGGCTGGGCGCGGGGCTCCTGGGCGGCGCCCTCGGCGGCCTTCTCATCGGGGATATGGTGTCGGACGCGGCGGCGTACGACTCGGGATACGATGCGGGCTTCGACGACGGCGGCGGTTTCGACTTCTAA